In Syntrophorhabdaceae bacterium, the sequence TCTCAAGCTCGAGAGGCATCCCATTGCCGTTACCTATTCGATGGTGCCGGCCGATGGAGGCAAGGATGGTCATCACTGGGTGTGTCGGGCCCTGCAGGACGCATCCGGTGGGTCGATTATCAATTTAACGAAGGACAATTCGGCCTGTCATGGAGGCACATGGCATCTGGGCCTGGGACCCAAGCCCACAGGCGATGCGGACCGTGCGCTAAAGAAGTTTCTGGTGGAAGGGGAAAAGCTGTTCTGTTCGATTGCCGCTTTTTACCGGGGTATGACGTTGACGGCCCAGCCTCCCCTCGGACTCGCCGACTACGTTGTCATTTCTCCCTTGGGGAAGGCACAGTTCAGGCCGGATCTCGTTCTTTTCCTCTGTAATGCCGAGCAGGCATGCCGCATCCTCACGCTGGCAACCTACGACTCGGGGGTTTCACCAAAGACCGAGCTCGTCGGATCTGCGTGTCACATGGCAATCACCTATCCGCTCGTTTCTGGAGAAATCAATGTGAGCTTCATGGATTATACAGCGAGAAAGATGAAGGGGTA encodes:
- a CDS encoding DUF169 domain-containing protein, yielding MDWKDSSAMLQEVLKLERHPIAVTYSMVPADGGKDGHHWVCRALQDASGGSIINLTKDNSACHGGTWHLGLGPKPTGDADRALKKFLVEGEKLFCSIAAFYRGMTLTAQPPLGLADYVVISPLGKAQFRPDLVLFLCNAEQACRILTLATYDSGVSPKTELVGSACHMAITYPLVSGEINVSFMDYTARKMKGYKADELFVSVPYHRMAGIIESIPLCTAGTAKTDYPPEFRQLVGGALEDVG